The Aeromicrobium sp. Leaf245 genome includes a region encoding these proteins:
- a CDS encoding MFS transporter, with translation MSHDTASPTTRTYTSLRAAWIPLTALCLAFFVEMVDNTLLSIALPTIGRDLHGTTTSLQWVTGAYALAFGGLMLTAGSVADRFGRRRVLLVGLVAFGTISLGALLVESTAELIALRAALGLCAAAMAPITNSLVFRLFDDEDLRRRAFPLMMMVGMAGFVLGPVLGGSALEHVGWEWLLAVNAPIALVAWIGVRIGVSADHPDDLTDDALDLPGAFLSVMTIGLGAYALTSGVERGWLSAVTLACVLGSLAAAATFVRHERRTTSPMLDLRVFSRGTVRGATIAQVGTSVAMTGVLFALVLHFQYAYGWSPVRAGLANLPMIATMLASNPLTEVMVRRLGHRIACLVGAGLLAAGLVWMAFAVEHGYLAIVVGMVVMFVGLRTVMMTCAVALIGAMPGNRTSLGAALNDTAQEVGTSLGTALVGTLLATLVVQVLPTGRWSAELVQSFFDGERVVFLVLAVLAGGIAAYGASTLTDSRATEEEPATA, from the coding sequence ATGAGCCACGACACCGCGTCCCCGACGACCCGCACCTACACCTCGCTGCGTGCCGCCTGGATTCCCCTGACCGCCCTCTGTCTCGCCTTCTTCGTCGAGATGGTCGACAACACGCTGCTGTCGATCGCGCTGCCCACGATCGGCCGCGACCTGCACGGCACCACCACGTCCCTGCAGTGGGTCACCGGCGCCTACGCGCTCGCCTTCGGCGGGCTCATGCTCACCGCGGGCTCGGTGGCCGACCGCTTCGGTCGACGCCGCGTCCTGCTCGTCGGCCTCGTCGCCTTCGGCACCATCAGCCTCGGCGCCCTCCTCGTCGAGTCGACGGCCGAGCTGATCGCCCTGCGTGCCGCGCTCGGCCTGTGCGCCGCCGCGATGGCGCCGATCACCAACTCGCTCGTGTTCCGGCTGTTCGACGACGAGGACCTGCGGCGGCGCGCGTTCCCGCTCATGATGATGGTCGGCATGGCCGGGTTCGTCCTCGGACCGGTGCTGGGCGGCTCCGCGCTCGAGCACGTCGGGTGGGAGTGGCTGCTGGCCGTCAACGCCCCCATCGCCCTCGTCGCATGGATCGGTGTCCGGATCGGAGTCTCGGCCGACCACCCCGACGACCTCACCGACGACGCCCTCGACCTGCCCGGCGCGTTCCTCAGCGTGATGACCATCGGCCTCGGGGCCTACGCCCTGACGAGCGGGGTGGAGCGCGGCTGGCTCTCGGCCGTCACCCTCGCCTGCGTCCTGGGATCGCTCGCCGCCGCGGCCACGTTCGTCCGGCACGAGCGCCGTACCACGTCACCGATGCTCGATCTGCGGGTCTTCTCGCGTGGCACGGTGCGGGGCGCGACGATCGCGCAGGTGGGCACGTCGGTCGCGATGACGGGCGTCCTGTTCGCGCTCGTGCTGCACTTCCAGTACGCCTACGGCTGGAGCCCGGTGCGCGCCGGTCTGGCGAACCTGCCGATGATCGCCACCATGCTCGCGTCCAACCCGCTCACCGAGGTGATGGTCCGGCGGCTCGGCCACCGCATCGCCTGCCTCGTGGGTGCCGGCCTGCTCGCCGCCGGCCTCGTGTGGATGGCGTTCGCCGTGGAGCACGGCTACCTGGCGATCGTCGTCGGCATGGTCGTGATGTTCGTCGGCCTGCGCACGGTGATGATGACCTGCGCCGTCGCGCTCATCGGGGCCATGCCCGGCAACCGCACCTCGCTCGGCGCCGCGTTGAACGACACCGCGCAGGAGGTCGGCACCAGTCTCGGCACCGCCCTCGTCGGCACGCTGCTCGCCACCCTGGTGGTGCAGGTCCTGCCGACCGGGAGGTGGAGCGCCGAGCTCGTGCAGTCGTTCTTCGACGGGGAGCGGGTCGTCTTCCTGGTGCTCGCGGTGCTGGCCGGCGGGATCGCGGCCTACGGGGCGAGCACGTTGACGGACTCCCGAGCCACCGAGGAGGAGCCGGCGACCGCATGA
- a CDS encoding ABC transporter substrate-binding protein — protein MRPRFSPSLSAALLAATLLAACGSSTDSGSSTSAASTSGFPVTVERCDRDVTVESPPQRIVSLNQGTTEILLSLGVADRMAGAAGWTDPILPSLAEENATVERLADQAPSYEDLLATEPDLVTASFANTLSEGGVTTPEKLAGLGVPAYLSAVECEKSDFGAGDGTRDEPLEMESIYTEVRDLAALVGEEQAGEDLVASLEERMAAAAAADFDGTSVFYWFANSEAPYAAGCCGGPGIITRALGLDNVFEGEQDEWPQIGWESIAATDPDVLVIGDLTRRSQTAESGKAKIAFLESNPVTREMTAVKEKRYVLLAGAELNPSIRTVDAVEKVAAGLRDLGISPS, from the coding sequence ATGCGACCACGCTTCAGCCCCTCCCTCTCCGCCGCCCTGCTGGCGGCCACGCTCCTCGCGGCGTGCGGCTCGTCGACCGACTCAGGGTCCTCGACGTCGGCCGCGTCCACGAGCGGCTTCCCGGTCACGGTCGAACGCTGCGACCGTGACGTCACCGTCGAGAGCCCGCCGCAGCGCATCGTGTCCCTGAACCAGGGCACCACCGAGATCCTGCTGAGCCTCGGCGTGGCCGACCGCATGGCGGGTGCCGCGGGCTGGACCGACCCGATCCTGCCGTCGCTGGCCGAGGAGAACGCGACGGTCGAGCGGCTCGCGGACCAGGCGCCGTCGTACGAGGACCTGCTCGCGACCGAGCCCGACCTCGTGACCGCGTCGTTCGCGAACACCCTCAGCGAGGGCGGCGTGACCACGCCCGAGAAGCTGGCCGGCCTGGGCGTCCCCGCCTACCTGTCGGCCGTCGAGTGCGAGAAGTCCGACTTCGGCGCCGGTGACGGCACCCGTGACGAGCCGCTCGAGATGGAGTCGATCTACACGGAGGTCCGCGACCTCGCCGCGCTCGTGGGCGAGGAGCAGGCCGGCGAGGACCTCGTCGCCTCGCTCGAGGAGCGCATGGCCGCCGCCGCCGCGGCCGACTTCGACGGCACGTCGGTCTTCTACTGGTTCGCCAACTCCGAGGCGCCCTACGCCGCGGGCTGCTGCGGGGGGCCGGGCATCATCACGCGAGCGCTGGGCCTGGACAACGTGTTCGAGGGCGAGCAGGACGAGTGGCCGCAGATCGGGTGGGAGTCGATCGCGGCCACCGATCCCGACGTCCTCGTCATCGGGGACCTGACCCGCAGGAGCCAGACCGCGGAGAGCGGCAAGGCCAAGATCGCGTTCCTGGAGTCCAACCCGGTCACGCGGGAGATGACCGCGGTCAAGGAGAAGCGCTACGTGCTGCTGGCCGGCGCCGAGCTCAACCCGTCGATCCGCACGGTCGACGCCGTCGAGAAGGTCGCCGCGGGCCTGCGCGACCTGGGGATCTCGCCGTCGTGA
- the cobT gene encoding nicotinate-nucleotide--dimethylbenzimidazole phosphoribosyltransferase, with translation MPDHTAPDHSVPDLTSPTSVRPPDAAAHAAAAARLADLATPPGALGRLGDLACWIAATQGEVPPRPVENVRAVVLAGDHGVVGSGVSAFPSAVTPAMVRTFASGRAGVSVLAAQHGVSLRVLDLGVDDDLDGLPDEVRVFKVRRGCGSIDVEDALTSEETGLAIEHGRTIAAQEIASGAQLLVTGDMGIGNTTPSAALVAASLGLPGVEVVGRGTGIDDAGLARKAEVVQTALDRAGERVADPVDRLTALGSADLAATVGFLVAAAEAGVPVLLDGLISVACALTADDLAPGAAAWFAAGHRSTEPAQGFALEKLGLEPLLDLGMRLGEGSGAVAAVPLVRSAALLLRDVALLSEVLGG, from the coding sequence GTGCCTGACCACACTGCGCCCGACCACAGCGTGCCTGACCTGACGTCCCCCACCTCCGTGCGCCCGCCCGACGCCGCGGCCCACGCCGCTGCCGCCGCCCGACTGGCCGACCTCGCCACGCCCCCCGGCGCGCTCGGACGTCTCGGCGACCTGGCCTGCTGGATCGCCGCCACGCAGGGCGAGGTGCCGCCGCGTCCGGTCGAGAACGTTCGGGCCGTCGTGCTCGCCGGCGACCACGGCGTGGTCGGCTCGGGCGTCTCCGCGTTCCCGAGCGCCGTGACCCCCGCCATGGTCCGGACCTTCGCGTCCGGCCGGGCCGGCGTGAGCGTGCTCGCCGCCCAGCACGGCGTGAGCCTGCGCGTGCTCGACCTCGGCGTCGACGACGACCTCGACGGCCTGCCCGACGAGGTCCGCGTCTTCAAGGTGCGGCGCGGCTGCGGCTCCATCGACGTCGAGGACGCGCTCACGTCCGAGGAGACGGGTCTGGCGATCGAGCACGGTCGCACGATCGCGGCGCAGGAGATCGCGTCGGGTGCGCAGCTGCTGGTCACCGGCGACATGGGCATCGGCAACACGACCCCGTCGGCCGCGCTCGTGGCCGCGTCGCTCGGCCTCCCCGGCGTCGAGGTCGTGGGTCGCGGGACCGGCATCGACGACGCAGGTCTGGCCCGCAAGGCCGAGGTCGTCCAGACCGCGCTGGACCGTGCCGGCGAGCGTGTGGCCGACCCCGTCGACCGGCTCACCGCGCTCGGCAGTGCCGACCTCGCCGCGACCGTCGGCTTCCTCGTCGCCGCGGCCGAGGCGGGTGTCCCCGTGCTGCTCGACGGACTCATCTCCGTGGCCTGCGCCCTGACCGCCGACGACCTCGCACCCGGTGCAGCCGCCTGGTTCGCCGCCGGCCACCGCTCCACCGAGCCGGCGCAGGGCTTCGCCCTCGAGAAGCTCGGCCTGGAGCCCCTGCTCGACCTCGGCATGCGGCTCGGTGAGGGCAGCGGCGCCGTCGCCGCCGTGCCGCTGGTGCGCTCCGCGGCGCTGCTCCTGCGCGACGTCGCGCTGCTGTCGGAGGTCCTGGGCGGCTGA
- a CDS encoding iron ABC transporter permease: protein MTSLLVDEREAPGDAETPPDRGARGSRRGLVLGVVTLAALAVSIAVATTIGPSDLGPRDAVAVALAKVGLGSSGLTGIQEAIVWDLRLPRAVLAAACGAGLALCGVVLQSLLRNPLADPFVLGISSGASTGAVAIVVLGVGAGSATLASGAFVGALLAFGLVLVLGMASGGTTDRMILAGVAATQLFAALTSFIVFTAADAEQTRGVLFWLLGSLGTASWRDVLVCGGLVLAGLVVCWLAAGALDAFTFGEDAAAALGVSVLRIRLLLLVVTALMTAVIVSTSGAIGFVGLVLPHAARAVVGARHRVLVPVSAVLGAIFLVWVDVGARTVIAPQELPVGVATALVGVPAFVVILLRRRQRS from the coding sequence GTGACCTCCCTGCTGGTCGACGAGCGCGAGGCGCCGGGCGACGCCGAGACACCGCCCGACCGGGGGGCTCGGGGCTCCCGACGCGGTCTGGTGCTGGGCGTGGTGACCCTCGCCGCGCTCGCGGTGTCGATCGCGGTCGCCACCACGATCGGGCCGTCGGACCTCGGCCCGCGCGACGCCGTGGCGGTCGCGCTGGCCAAGGTCGGGCTCGGGTCGTCGGGCCTCACCGGCATCCAGGAGGCGATCGTGTGGGACCTGCGCCTCCCGCGGGCGGTGCTGGCCGCAGCCTGCGGCGCCGGGCTGGCCCTGTGCGGCGTGGTGCTTCAGTCGCTGCTGCGCAACCCGCTGGCCGACCCGTTCGTGCTCGGCATCTCCTCGGGCGCATCCACCGGTGCCGTGGCCATCGTGGTGCTGGGTGTCGGAGCCGGCTCGGCCACGCTGGCCTCCGGGGCGTTCGTCGGGGCGCTGCTGGCCTTCGGGCTCGTGCTCGTCCTGGGCATGGCCTCCGGCGGGACGACCGACCGGATGATCCTCGCGGGCGTCGCGGCCACCCAGCTGTTCGCCGCGCTCACGTCGTTCATCGTGTTCACCGCCGCCGACGCCGAGCAGACCCGGGGCGTGCTGTTCTGGCTGCTCGGGTCGCTCGGCACCGCCTCGTGGCGCGACGTCCTGGTGTGCGGGGGGCTGGTGCTGGCGGGCCTGGTGGTCTGCTGGCTCGCGGCCGGGGCGCTCGACGCGTTCACCTTCGGCGAGGACGCGGCGGCCGCGCTGGGGGTCTCCGTGCTGCGCATCCGGCTGCTGCTCCTCGTGGTCACGGCCCTGATGACCGCCGTCATCGTGTCGACGTCCGGCGCCATCGGGTTCGTCGGGCTCGTGCTGCCGCACGCCGCACGAGCCGTGGTGGGGGCGCGGCACCGGGTGCTCGTGCCCGTCTCCGCCGTGCTGGGCGCGATCTTCCTGGTGTGGGTCGACGTCGGCGCGCGCACGGTCATCGCTCCGCAGGAGCTGCCGGTCGGCGTGGCCACGGCGCTCGTGGGCGTGCCGGCGTTCGTCGTGATCCTCCTGCGGCGGAGGCAGCGCTCATGA
- a CDS encoding (2Fe-2S)-binding protein, translated as MTALARLGEFFTVEQTVTGEGWHPLAELLDGPFPDHRVVAAHLVLRSRSNAEVEPRVAASIASLGLFARLLSPTIGALLLDVDAPADLHWREQPTGTFPLAAGAWGPADLHAVLSDVVEPLARRLHAAHGLSEQVLAGNASSAAFGALKMATLARPDLRDAALDVGADALTHPYLAGTGDVGPPYVRRSCCLYYRIPGGGYCGDCVIPARGR; from the coding sequence GTGACCGCGCTCGCCCGGCTGGGCGAGTTCTTCACCGTCGAGCAGACCGTGACGGGCGAGGGCTGGCACCCCCTCGCGGAGCTGCTCGACGGCCCGTTCCCGGACCACCGCGTCGTCGCGGCGCACCTGGTCCTCCGGTCGCGCTCGAACGCGGAGGTGGAACCCCGTGTGGCCGCCTCGATCGCATCGCTCGGTCTCTTCGCCCGGCTGCTGTCGCCGACGATCGGGGCGCTGCTGCTCGACGTCGACGCCCCGGCCGACCTCCACTGGCGTGAGCAGCCCACCGGGACCTTCCCTCTCGCGGCCGGCGCCTGGGGTCCGGCCGACCTGCACGCCGTCCTGTCCGACGTGGTCGAGCCCCTCGCCCGTCGTCTGCACGCCGCCCATGGCCTGTCGGAGCAGGTGCTGGCGGGCAACGCGTCGTCCGCGGCGTTCGGTGCGCTGAAGATGGCCACGCTCGCCCGGCCCGACCTGCGCGACGCCGCGCTCGACGTCGGCGCCGACGCGCTCACCCACCCCTACCTCGCGGGCACCGGCGACGTGGGACCGCCGTACGTGCGCCGCTCCTGCTGCCTCTACTACCGGATCCCCGGCGGCGGGTACTGCGGCGACTGCGTGATCCCGGCGCGAGGCCGCTAG
- the cobN gene encoding cobaltochelatase subunit CobN, giving the protein MTRIALLSTSDTDLLSARASGADYVYANPAKPGHQDMAAAIEAADLVVARILGSPQDLCSGFARIRATGKPMVVLGGEQSPSAELMEQSTVPIGVCADAHVYLAEGGPQNLAQLHAFLSDTVMLTGEGFEPPKVLPEWGLAPRPQGDDETGKARIGVLYYRAHEASGNAGFAHALADAIDDTGDAVGVPIFSSSLRAAPDALFEEMANLDALIVTVLAAGGTKPGTVSAGGDDESWDVARLKALDIPILQGLSLTSSRAEWEASDDGVSPLDSANQIAIPEFDGRIITAPFSFKEVDEDGLPRYVADPERSARVAGIAAAHARLRHTPPAERKVVLMLSAYPTKHSRVGNAVGLDTPASTIRLLRAMRDAGYDLGEPGQIPGLERDDLTEAGDALIHALIDAGGQDEEWLTHTQLTESHVRIPAARYREWFDGFHPDLRDGMLEAWGPAPGKLFVNDEQEIVLATIRAGNVVLMIQPPRGYGENPVAIYHDPDMAPSHHYLAAYRWVEEEFGAHAVVHLGKHGSMEWLPGKNAALSASCGTDAAIGNLPLIYPFLVNDPGEGAQAKRRAHATIVDHLIPPMARAESYGDIAKLEQLLDEYANIAAMDPAKLPAIRSQIWTHMRAAEMHRDLGLDDIPDEDDFDDFIFNVDGWLCEIKDAQIRDGLHVLGQAPAGEARVNLVLSILRASQIWGGETGAVPGLRSALGLKEGEDALRAIDEIEQQAHALVQGMEEAGWDPSAVDGLHDDPVVRDVLHFAATQVVPRLAQTTDELDHVLHALDGGFIPAGPSGSPLRGLVNVLPTGRNFYTVDPKAVPSRLAWETGRSMAESLVERHLADTDEYPRSVGLSVWGTSAMRTSGDDIAEVLALIGVEPEWDPASRRVNGLRVVPLEELGRPRIDVTVRISGFFRDAFPHVIGILDDAIRQVAELDEPLEQNFVRAHAQADLAEHGDERRATTRIYGSKPGSYGAGILQVIEAGNWKTDDDLAEVYTAWGGFAYGRDLDGAPASEDMRANYRRIAVAAKNIDTREHDIADSDDYFQYHGGMIATVRALTGAEPKAYVGDSTSPDAVRTRTLQEETNRVFRARVVNPRWIGAMQRHGYKGAFELAATVDYLFGFDATAGVVHDWMYESLAKEYVLDETNQEFMRKSNPWALRGIVERLGEAAERGLWAEPDPEVVAAMQQVYLDLEGDLEDRHA; this is encoded by the coding sequence ATGACGCGTATCGCGCTGCTCTCGACGTCCGACACCGACCTGCTCTCGGCCCGCGCGAGCGGCGCCGACTACGTCTACGCCAACCCGGCGAAGCCCGGCCACCAGGACATGGCCGCCGCGATCGAGGCGGCCGACCTCGTGGTCGCGCGCATCCTCGGCTCGCCGCAGGACCTCTGCTCGGGCTTCGCGCGCATCCGCGCCACGGGCAAGCCGATGGTGGTGCTCGGCGGCGAGCAGTCGCCCAGCGCCGAGCTGATGGAGCAGTCGACCGTCCCGATCGGCGTCTGCGCCGACGCCCACGTGTACCTCGCCGAGGGCGGCCCCCAGAACCTCGCCCAGCTGCACGCCTTCCTCTCCGACACCGTGATGCTGACCGGCGAGGGCTTCGAGCCCCCGAAGGTCCTGCCGGAATGGGGTCTTGCTCCTCGCCCGCAGGGCGACGACGAGACGGGCAAGGCCAGGATCGGCGTCCTGTACTACCGCGCCCACGAGGCCAGCGGCAACGCCGGCTTCGCGCACGCGCTGGCCGACGCGATCGACGACACCGGCGACGCCGTCGGCGTCCCGATCTTCAGCTCGTCGCTGCGCGCCGCCCCCGACGCGCTGTTCGAGGAGATGGCGAACCTCGACGCCCTCATCGTCACGGTGCTCGCGGCCGGCGGCACGAAGCCGGGCACCGTCAGCGCCGGCGGCGACGACGAGTCGTGGGACGTCGCGCGTCTCAAGGCCCTCGACATCCCGATCCTCCAGGGCCTCAGCCTCACCTCGAGCCGCGCCGAGTGGGAGGCCTCCGACGACGGCGTCTCGCCGCTCGACTCGGCCAACCAGATCGCGATCCCGGAGTTCGACGGTCGGATCATCACCGCCCCGTTCTCCTTCAAGGAGGTCGACGAGGACGGTCTCCCCCGCTACGTGGCCGACCCCGAGCGCAGCGCGCGCGTGGCCGGCATCGCCGCCGCCCACGCCCGCCTGCGCCACACCCCGCCGGCCGAGCGCAAGGTCGTGCTCATGCTGTCGGCCTACCCGACGAAGCACAGCCGGGTGGGCAACGCCGTCGGCCTCGACACCCCCGCCTCCACCATCCGGCTGCTGCGCGCGATGCGCGACGCCGGCTACGACCTCGGCGAGCCCGGACAGATCCCCGGTCTGGAGCGCGACGACCTCACCGAGGCCGGCGACGCCCTCATCCACGCGCTCATCGACGCCGGCGGCCAGGACGAGGAGTGGCTCACGCACACCCAGCTCACCGAGAGCCACGTGCGCATCCCCGCCGCCCGGTACCGCGAGTGGTTCGACGGCTTCCACCCCGACCTGCGCGACGGCATGCTCGAGGCGTGGGGCCCGGCACCGGGCAAGCTGTTCGTCAACGACGAGCAGGAGATCGTGCTCGCCACGATCCGCGCCGGCAACGTCGTGCTGATGATCCAGCCGCCCCGCGGCTACGGCGAGAACCCGGTCGCGATCTACCACGACCCCGACATGGCGCCCTCGCACCACTACCTCGCCGCCTACCGCTGGGTGGAGGAGGAATTCGGTGCGCACGCCGTCGTGCACCTGGGCAAGCACGGCTCGATGGAGTGGCTGCCGGGCAAGAACGCGGCGCTGTCGGCGTCGTGCGGCACCGATGCCGCGATCGGCAACCTGCCCCTGATCTACCCGTTCCTCGTCAACGACCCGGGCGAGGGCGCGCAGGCCAAGCGTCGCGCCCACGCCACGATCGTCGACCACCTCATCCCGCCGATGGCGCGGGCCGAGAGCTACGGCGACATCGCCAAGCTGGAGCAGCTGCTCGACGAGTACGCCAACATCGCCGCGATGGACCCGGCCAAGCTGCCGGCCATCCGCTCGCAGATCTGGACGCACATGCGCGCGGCCGAGATGCACCGCGACCTCGGCCTGGACGACATCCCGGACGAGGACGACTTCGACGACTTCATCTTCAACGTCGACGGCTGGCTCTGCGAGATCAAGGACGCCCAGATCCGCGACGGCCTGCACGTCCTCGGCCAGGCTCCGGCGGGCGAGGCGCGCGTGAACCTCGTGCTCTCGATCCTGCGCGCCAGCCAGATCTGGGGCGGCGAGACCGGGGCCGTGCCCGGCCTGCGGTCGGCCCTGGGGCTCAAGGAGGGGGAGGACGCCCTGCGCGCCATCGACGAGATCGAGCAGCAGGCGCACGCCCTGGTGCAGGGCATGGAGGAGGCCGGTTGGGACCCCTCCGCCGTCGACGGCCTGCACGACGACCCCGTCGTCCGCGACGTCCTGCACTTCGCCGCCACGCAGGTGGTCCCGCGCCTCGCGCAGACCACCGACGAGCTCGACCACGTGCTGCACGCGCTCGACGGCGGCTTCATCCCCGCCGGTCCGTCCGGCTCCCCGCTGCGCGGACTCGTCAACGTGCTGCCGACCGGTCGCAACTTCTACACCGTCGACCCGAAGGCCGTCCCGTCGCGACTGGCCTGGGAGACCGGCCGCTCGATGGCCGAGTCGCTCGTGGAGCGGCACCTCGCCGACACCGACGAGTACCCGCGCTCCGTGGGCCTGTCGGTCTGGGGCACGTCGGCCATGCGCACGTCGGGCGACGACATCGCCGAGGTGCTGGCCCTCATCGGCGTCGAGCCCGAGTGGGACCCGGCCTCGCGCCGGGTCAACGGCCTGCGGGTCGTCCCGCTGGAGGAGCTCGGTCGTCCGCGCATCGACGTCACGGTCCGCATCTCCGGCTTCTTCCGCGACGCGTTCCCGCACGTCATCGGCATCCTCGACGACGCCATCCGCCAGGTGGCCGAGCTCGACGAGCCGCTCGAGCAGAACTTCGTTCGTGCCCACGCCCAGGCCGACCTCGCCGAGCACGGCGACGAGCGCCGGGCCACGACGCGCATCTACGGCTCGAAGCCGGGCTCGTACGGTGCCGGGATCCTGCAGGTCATCGAGGCCGGGAACTGGAAGACCGACGACGACCTCGCCGAGGTCTACACGGCGTGGGGCGGCTTCGCCTACGGACGCGACCTCGACGGCGCCCCAGCCTCGGAGGACATGCGCGCCAACTACCGCCGCATCGCGGTGGCGGCGAAGAACATCGACACCCGCGAGCACGACATCGCCGACTCCGACGACTACTTCCAGTACCACGGCGGCATGATCGCGACGGTCCGCGCGCTGACCGGCGCCGAGCCGAAGGCGTACGTCGGCGACTCGACGTCGCCCGACGCGGTGCGCACGCGCACGCTGCAGGAGGAGACCAACCGGGTGTTCCGTGCCCGCGTGGTCAACCCGCGCTGGATCGGCGCTATGCAGCGCCACGGCTACAAGGGCGCGTTCGAGCTGGCCGCCACGGTGGACTACCTGTTCGGATTCGACGCCACCGCCGGCGTCGTGCACGACTGGATGTACGAGTCGCTCGCCAAGGAGTACGTCCTCGACGAGACCAACCAGGAGTTCATGCGGAAGTCGAACCCCTGGGCGCTGCGCGGCATCGTCGAGCGGCTGGGCGAGGCGGCCGAGCGCGGCCTCTGGGCCGAGCCCGACCCGGAGGTCGTCGCCGCGATGCAGCAGGTCTACCTCGACCTCGAGGGAGACCTCGAGGACCGCCACGCGTGA
- the cobF gene encoding precorrin-6A synthase (deacetylating) yields the protein MTLVGIGLGHPDHLTVEAVAALRSASVALVTVKRAGDPLAAARRELLAHHAPDLRVVEVVDPPRDRTALDYESAVGDWHEARAEAWESALIAHPGDAVLLVWGDPAFYDSTIRVVERVLARDNLTFDWDVLPGISALQLLAARHRIVLHEVGQPIHVTTERRLREALEQGQDNVVVFLTSGTDLSGLDDWHVWWGANLGSPSEHLVSGAVKDVAAEITAKRVAAKAEAGWVMDLFLLRQL from the coding sequence GTGACCCTGGTCGGGATCGGTCTCGGCCACCCCGACCACCTGACCGTCGAGGCGGTCGCGGCGCTGCGGTCGGCGTCGGTCGCGCTGGTGACGGTGAAGCGGGCCGGTGACCCGCTCGCCGCCGCGCGCCGGGAGCTGCTGGCCCACCACGCGCCCGACCTGCGGGTGGTCGAGGTCGTCGATCCACCGCGGGACAGGACAGCCCTCGACTACGAGTCCGCGGTCGGCGACTGGCACGAGGCACGGGCCGAGGCCTGGGAGTCGGCGCTCATCGCACATCCGGGCGACGCCGTCCTGCTCGTGTGGGGCGACCCCGCCTTCTACGACTCGACGATCCGCGTCGTCGAGCGGGTGCTGGCGCGCGACAACCTGACGTTCGACTGGGACGTGCTGCCCGGCATCTCCGCGCTGCAGCTGCTCGCCGCCCGGCACCGGATCGTGCTGCACGAGGTCGGGCAGCCGATCCACGTGACCACCGAGCGCCGGCTTCGCGAGGCCCTCGAGCAGGGGCAGGACAACGTCGTCGTCTTCCTGACGTCGGGAACCGACCTGAGCGGCCTCGACGACTGGCACGTCTGGTGGGGCGCGAACCTCGGATCGCCGTCCGAACACCTCGTCTCCGGTGCCGTCAAGGACGTCGCGGCCGAGATCACCGCGAAGCGTGTCGCAGCGAAGGCCGAGGCCGGCTGGGTGATGGACCTCTTCCTGCTCCGCCAGCTCTGA
- a CDS encoding SRPBCC family protein, whose product MSRALTVSDTVVVGVDPETAYAAVSDVRQMGRWSPENTGATLADPDAPVVKGTVFVGDNKRGRGRWRTRCVVTIAEPGRRFAFDVRAWGLGERLLPVRVATWEYAFEPAVGGTLVTETWVDGRKGWPDWTASVFDRVATGRDSFATFQRGNIRRTLDRLKRELEADREREPGSPE is encoded by the coding sequence ATGTCCCGAGCCCTCACCGTCAGCGACACCGTGGTCGTCGGCGTCGACCCGGAGACCGCCTACGCCGCGGTCAGCGACGTGCGGCAGATGGGGCGCTGGAGCCCCGAGAACACCGGCGCGACGCTGGCCGATCCCGACGCTCCCGTGGTCAAGGGCACGGTGTTCGTCGGCGACAACAAGCGCGGTCGCGGTCGGTGGCGGACCCGCTGCGTCGTGACCATCGCCGAGCCCGGCCGACGGTTCGCCTTCGACGTGCGTGCGTGGGGCCTGGGCGAGCGGCTGCTGCCGGTGCGCGTCGCCACGTGGGAGTACGCCTTCGAGCCGGCCGTGGGAGGCACGCTCGTCACGGAGACCTGGGTCGACGGCCGCAAGGGCTGGCCCGACTGGACGGCCTCGGTGTTCGACCGCGTGGCCACCGGGCGGGACTCCTTCGCCACGTTCCAGCGCGGCAACATCCGGCGCACGCTCGACCGGCTCAAGCGCGAGCTGGAGGCGGACCGGGAGCGTGAGCCCGGGTCACCCGAGTGA